In Halorussus limi, a genomic segment contains:
- a CDS encoding N-6 DNA methylase gives MSIIVTLLLLGTEVMLELWLKTTRRRYLVRNLIYSRSIFSKNICGRPRTNSVEASIRPTIRTTFSGCYSSSGLTTDSRRRLRRSPRSSESRSRPPETTETSTRSSGYPNAPGGSNIKAQETDVGAALNKALAAVEDENDPIADRVLTTVDFNDKERLPDSLLSDLVSHFSKHRYRNEDLKDPDIFGRAYEYLIREFADDAGKKGGEFYTPREVVRLIVKCVNPEPGHRVYDPCCGSGGMLIYSAEHIRKSGGDMTDISLYGQEKNLNTWAIGQMNVLLHELYDAKIEKGDTITEPKRVTKHDELEVFDRVIANPMWNQKEWNKDWVEDNEPYNRFPYGLPPSNRGDWAWIQLMIASLNETGKAGVVMDNGVLFRSRSEKKIRKPVLEDDLVEAVIALPENLFYNTSSPGCILILNKDKSEEREGKVQFIYAEDQTLRESDVQVFKELSNQNQLTDEGVEYLAETFRTGREEDHHSRLVDLEEIEENDWNLNVPRYVDTTEPEEPIDVSEKLRELDRLAEERQKTDEELEQYMKELEYR, from the coding sequence ATGTCTATCATTGTGACGCTGCTATTATTAGGGACGGAGGTAATGCTTGAGCTATGGCTGAAAACGACCAGGCGACGTTACCTGGTACGGAACCTGATCTACTCACGCTCGATATTCTCGAAAAACATCTGTGGGCGGCCGCGGACAAACTCCGTGGAAGCATCGATTCGGCCGACTATAAGAACTACATTTTCGGGTTGCTATTCCTCAAGCGGGCTAACGACCGATTCGAGGAGGAGACTGAGGAGGTCGCCGAGGAGTTCGGAATCCCGGTCGAGACCGCCAGAGACGACCGAGACCTCCACGAGGAGTTCTGGATACCCGAACGCGCCCGGTGGGAGCAACATCAAGGCCCAAGAGACCGACGTCGGCGCGGCGCTAAACAAGGCTCTCGCGGCGGTCGAAGATGAAAACGACCCCATTGCCGACCGTGTGCTCACCACGGTCGATTTCAACGACAAAGAGCGGTTGCCCGACTCACTGCTCTCCGATCTCGTCTCACACTTCTCGAAGCACCGCTATCGGAACGAGGACCTCAAAGACCCCGACATCTTCGGGCGAGCCTACGAGTACCTCATTCGCGAGTTCGCCGACGACGCTGGCAAGAAAGGCGGAGAGTTCTACACGCCCCGCGAGGTCGTCCGCCTCATTGTTAAGTGCGTGAATCCGGAGCCGGGCCACCGAGTCTACGACCCCTGTTGTGGCTCCGGCGGGATGCTCATCTACTCCGCCGAGCACATCCGTAAGTCGGGCGGCGATATGACGGACATATCGCTGTACGGCCAGGAGAAGAATCTGAACACATGGGCCATCGGTCAGATGAACGTCCTGCTCCACGAACTCTACGACGCCAAGATCGAGAAGGGCGACACCATCACGGAGCCCAAGCGCGTCACGAAACACGACGAACTGGAGGTGTTCGATCGGGTCATCGCGAACCCGATGTGGAACCAGAAAGAGTGGAACAAAGATTGGGTAGAGGACAACGAGCCGTACAATCGATTCCCGTACGGGCTCCCTCCGTCGAATCGCGGCGACTGGGCGTGGATTCAGCTCATGATCGCCTCACTGAACGAGACCGGTAAGGCGGGCGTCGTGATGGACAACGGCGTGCTGTTCCGCTCGCGTTCGGAGAAGAAGATCCGCAAGCCCGTGCTGGAAGACGACCTCGTTGAGGCCGTGATCGCGCTACCGGAGAACCTGTTCTACAACACCTCATCGCCGGGCTGTATCCTCATTCTGAACAAGGACAAGTCCGAGGAGCGCGAGGGCAAGGTTCAGTTCATCTACGCCGAGGACCAGACACTCAGGGAATCGGACGTGCAAGTGTTCAAGGAGCTTTCGAATCAGAATCAACTGACCGACGAGGGCGTTGAATACCTCGCCGAGACATTCCGGACGGGACGTGAAGAGGACCACCATAGTCGGCTTGTCGACCTTGAGGAAATTGAGGAGAACGACTGGAACCTGAACGTGCCGCGATACGTCGATACGACCGAACCCGAGGAGCCAATCGACGTGAGTGAGAAGCTACGGGAGTTGGATCGACTGGCCGAGGAGCGTCAGAAAACCGACGAGGAACTGGAGCAGTACATGAAGGAGTTGGAGTACCGATGA
- a CDS encoding endonuclease NucS domain-containing protein, with translation MIFSVSGDEGTLEDIEEKDLADLGFLERQDLQKWAIEEPRILGEDLLIITSEYANFEDTRDRLDILALDSQGKLVIVELKRDRADRTTDLQAIKYASYCATLTAEDIQKDHREFWNDRNDDSIGPEEVGQTFADFLDDSVTGEVPLTDNGWANFELDDKPRILLAAGSFGTEITSPVMWLIEEYGMEITCTRIEAYEHQDRILLNSQQVIPVSEAEEYMTKRREKQEKQESTSRRKWALPVLLDRGVLVPGDIVVFDEEQVPEGVKREWNPEDEFWRARITGETGQQDNVEWLHDGNTYSFTGLTKELLHQLVNRDRDKTLNGYTYWCHPEFDDRTLSNLRNSKVTAPDREEPM, from the coding sequence GTGATATTCAGTGTCAGCGGAGATGAGGGTACTCTCGAGGATATAGAGGAGAAAGATCTCGCGGATTTAGGTTTCCTTGAGCGCCAGGATCTCCAAAAGTGGGCTATCGAAGAACCACGAATCCTCGGAGAGGATCTCCTCATCATCACTTCCGAGTACGCTAATTTCGAGGATACACGCGACCGATTAGACATCCTCGCCTTAGATTCACAGGGTAAGCTAGTCATTGTAGAACTGAAACGGGACCGTGCGGATCGAACTACGGATCTCCAAGCTATCAAGTATGCTAGCTACTGCGCGACCCTCACGGCCGAGGACATCCAGAAAGACCATCGGGAGTTCTGGAATGACCGGAACGACGACTCCATCGGACCTGAGGAAGTCGGTCAAACGTTCGCAGATTTCTTAGACGACAGCGTCACTGGAGAGGTCCCCCTGACGGACAATGGATGGGCGAATTTCGAGCTCGACGATAAGCCTAGAATCTTGTTGGCTGCGGGGAGCTTCGGAACCGAAATTACCTCGCCTGTGATGTGGCTCATTGAGGAGTACGGGATGGAGATTACCTGTACCCGTATTGAAGCCTACGAACACCAAGACCGAATCCTCCTGAACAGCCAGCAGGTCATCCCCGTATCCGAAGCAGAGGAGTACATGACCAAGCGACGAGAGAAACAAGAGAAACAGGAGTCAACCAGTCGCCGTAAGTGGGCGCTTCCCGTCCTCCTTGATCGCGGCGTTCTAGTTCCTGGTGATATCGTTGTCTTTGACGAAGAACAAGTGCCTGAGGGAGTCAAGCGGGAGTGGAACCCAGAAGATGAGTTTTGGCGGGCGCGAATCACGGGTGAAACGGGCCAGCAGGACAACGTAGAATGGTTACATGACGGTAACACCTACTCCTTCACTGGTCTCACGAAAGAGCTTCTCCACCAACTTGTGAATCGCGACCGAGATAAGACGCTTAACGGGTACACGTACTGGTGCCATCCGGAGTTCGACGACCGGACGCTTAGTAATCTCCGCAATAGCAAAGTCACCGCCCCTGACCGAGAAGAGCCGATGTAG
- a CDS encoding group I intron-associated PD-(D/E)XK endonuclease codes for MSEFKVAQDLIENNCRVCYTPGQYPYDLIGDHDGELFKIQVKTAKKKPNQTQAYQIRTKGYDGDDVDLFAGYISEKDTEFYFPYEEAGSYCSVTFTPRYSLSDHNAELAHLADDHTFESVVDRLL; via the coding sequence CTGTCAGAGTTCAAAGTAGCTCAGGACTTAATCGAGAACAATTGTCGTGTCTGTTATACCCCCGGACAGTACCCGTACGATCTCATTGGAGACCACGACGGAGAACTCTTCAAGATACAAGTAAAGACGGCGAAGAAGAAGCCCAATCAGACCCAAGCATACCAGATTCGAACGAAGGGATACGACGGAGATGATGTCGACTTATTCGCGGGCTACATCTCGGAGAAAGACACGGAGTTCTACTTCCCGTACGAAGAGGCTGGTTCGTACTGCTCGGTGACGTTCACACCACGATACTCCCTCTCCGACCACAACGCAGAACTGGCCCATTTGGCCGACGACCACACGTTCGAGAGTGTGGTTGACCGTCTCCTATAA
- a CDS encoding M48 family metalloprotease produces MPNSEKIIAWIQAFLTQSFIRLFKRSKPEEKEELSLLDEPTTVYPFRSDRALFGQATPFDTIIWNKTRTEKLSKKAKRLVLHHECSHRDRNPIYKGVFLGMAVSFAAGCLLLLKAVLALLLGASLHNLMQPTAVAFTMMGTFLVLFRIEETIADYHALCELGEEGFIDAYEEIALMSDNSLRNQIMGKLLYTHPEDTVRIYRLRQRFAPS; encoded by the coding sequence GTGCCTAATTCAGAGAAAATAATAGCCTGGATCCAAGCGTTCCTTACACAATCGTTCATCCGACTCTTCAAACGGTCAAAACCGGAGGAAAAAGAAGAGCTTTCACTACTGGACGAACCGACCACCGTCTATCCGTTTCGGAGTGACAGGGCTCTTTTTGGCCAAGCAACTCCGTTCGACACGATCATCTGGAACAAAACCCGGACAGAGAAACTGTCGAAGAAGGCCAAACGACTTGTGCTCCATCATGAGTGTAGCCACAGAGACCGAAACCCAATCTACAAGGGAGTGTTCCTTGGGATGGCCGTGTCGTTTGCCGCCGGGTGTCTGCTACTCCTCAAGGCTGTATTAGCCCTCCTTCTCGGGGCATCTTTGCACAACCTGATGCAACCGACAGCCGTTGCCTTCACTATGATGGGGACGTTTCTGGTCCTCTTCCGGATCGAAGAGACCATCGCAGACTACCATGCGCTCTGCGAGCTGGGCGAAGAAGGGTTCATCGACGCATACGAGGAAATCGCACTCATGAGTGATAATTCTCTCCGGAATCAGATTATGGGAAAGCTACTTTACACCCACCCTGAGGATACTGTCCGCATCTACCGATTGCGTCAGCGGTTTGCTCCGTCGTAA
- a CDS encoding restriction endonuclease subunit S produces MSKGEYKDVQIGPKTTSIPESWEVKPLEEIFDLYAGGDIEDSQYSETKDEAHPYPIYANSTEDSGLYGYCSDFQYPEGSVTITGRGDLGHAVYRNNKFNAAVRLVVLSPSEDLDGRFFAYYINGNVYFPPESTGVPQLTRPQVAKTKVCFPPLPEQRRIADILSTVDEQIQQTDKIIKETKELKRGLIQDIFDLETTGESSRNTSGISLEEVPEKSLSNHVSVISGVHVKSDKVSDDSTKTPYLTGPDDFDEFGFSVTKFTDDPPKFCEPGDTLVTVKGSGCGKTTFANKRASISRQLKALRADGSLEDYYLYYWMQTKQELLSILAQGTSIPGLSTSDLTTLRIPVPSMETQAQIGNLLSNVDEKIRQETRHKEGLQELKHGLMQDLLTGKVRVNID; encoded by the coding sequence ATGAGTAAAGGCGAGTACAAAGACGTTCAAATTGGTCCGAAGACGACCAGTATACCAGAAAGCTGGGAGGTTAAGCCCCTCGAAGAAATATTCGATCTATATGCTGGGGGGGACATCGAAGATAGTCAATACTCCGAAACAAAAGACGAGGCTCATCCATATCCTATTTATGCAAATTCGACAGAAGATAGTGGGTTGTATGGATATTGCTCCGATTTCCAATACCCAGAAGGATCTGTAACAATCACTGGACGTGGAGATTTGGGTCATGCCGTCTATAGGAACAACAAATTTAATGCCGCCGTACGGTTGGTTGTTCTATCACCTTCCGAAGATCTCGATGGTCGATTCTTTGCATATTATATAAATGGTAATGTGTATTTCCCGCCAGAAAGCACTGGTGTTCCTCAATTGACGAGACCGCAAGTAGCAAAAACCAAGGTTTGCTTTCCACCACTCCCGGAACAGCGTCGCATCGCCGACATCCTATCGACGGTAGACGAGCAAATCCAGCAGACAGACAAGATTATTAAGGAGACAAAGGAGTTGAAACGTGGACTCATTCAGGACATATTTGATCTGGAGACGACTGGTGAGTCTTCGCGTAATACATCAGGAATCTCTCTTGAAGAAGTTCCAGAAAAGTCCCTAAGCAATCACGTTTCAGTAATTTCGGGTGTTCACGTAAAGTCCGACAAAGTTTCAGATGATTCTACAAAGACCCCATATCTTACTGGACCTGATGACTTTGATGAATTTGGATTTTCTGTGACTAAGTTCACAGACGACCCACCCAAGTTCTGTGAGCCTGGTGATACTCTTGTAACAGTGAAAGGATCTGGATGTGGGAAAACGACATTTGCAAACAAGCGCGCTTCAATCAGCCGTCAATTAAAGGCATTAAGAGCAGACGGGTCTCTTGAGGACTACTATCTCTACTACTGGATGCAGACGAAACAAGAATTACTGTCGATACTGGCACAAGGAACGTCGATTCCTGGTTTATCCACGTCAGACTTGACTACCCTTCGTATTCCTGTCCCTTCGATGGAGACACAAGCGCAAATAGGGAATCTCTTATCGAATGTGGATGAAAAAATACGACAGGAAACACGTCACAAGGAGGGACTCCAAGAGCTCAAACACGGCCTTATGCAGGACCTCCTCACTGGGAAAGTCCGCGTCAACATCGACTAA
- a CDS encoding DUF4268 domain-containing protein, which yields MSSFASLTSQDVRDYWEHEEREFTPWLAEEIVAEDSSELENVLGLDLEVIEREKSVGKYNVDIFARVIDDGRNVVIENQLNDSDHDHLGKAIAYAAGVDADIIVWVAPRFNDEHRDAVQWVNENSREGVDLFAIRLEVWRIEDSPPAVRLNPVEKPSEWKEKAKRREGELSETKQLQEEFWTEFRNRIQASSSPLRARKPKPRHYYSNPIGKSGYHISFGIYWKEQDLRLELIIKDNEEAFQGLKSEKEAIESELRTDVEWVEPRETRGGNMRSNIRVAREADIENREQWDEYFDWMLEYGKRFHDVFPERLRQID from the coding sequence ATGTCCAGTTTCGCGTCACTTACCTCTCAAGACGTACGAGATTACTGGGAACATGAGGAACGCGAATTCACTCCTTGGCTAGCTGAGGAGATAGTAGCTGAAGACTCTTCTGAACTGGAGAATGTACTTGGCTTAGATTTAGAAGTGATTGAGCGCGAGAAGAGTGTCGGAAAGTACAACGTTGACATTTTTGCACGAGTTATTGATGATGGGCGGAACGTAGTTATCGAGAATCAGTTGAATGACTCTGACCATGACCACCTCGGTAAAGCGATAGCGTACGCTGCTGGGGTTGACGCTGACATCATCGTCTGGGTCGCCCCCAGATTCAACGACGAGCATCGAGATGCCGTCCAATGGGTTAACGAGAATAGTCGAGAAGGTGTAGACCTATTTGCGATTCGTCTCGAGGTATGGCGCATCGAAGACTCTCCACCCGCTGTCCGTCTGAATCCAGTTGAAAAGCCGAGTGAATGGAAGGAGAAAGCGAAACGGAGGGAGGGTGAACTGAGCGAAACGAAACAGCTTCAAGAGGAGTTCTGGACCGAGTTTCGGAATCGTATTCAAGCCTCATCATCTCCTCTTCGAGCACGAAAGCCAAAACCACGTCACTATTATAGCAATCCAATCGGGAAAAGCGGGTACCACATCTCATTCGGCATCTATTGGAAAGAACAGGACCTCAGACTTGAACTCATTATCAAGGACAATGAAGAGGCATTCCAAGGGCTGAAATCCGAGAAAGAGGCAATCGAAAGCGAATTGAGGACGGATGTTGAGTGGGTTGAACCCCGGGAGACACGTGGGGGTAATATGCGGAGTAATATTCGCGTGGCTCGTGAAGCTGACATCGAAAATCGAGAGCAGTGGGATGAGTATTTCGACTGGATGTTAGAATACGGCAAACGGTTTCATGACGTTTTCCCGGAACGGCTTCGCCAGATAGATTGA
- a CDS encoding endonuclease NucS domain-containing protein translates to MPIEFGLWRMDEGDFQRLSAGKLDDESRLEELLTEDPNMLGRDILIIGQQVRTASGNRLDLLGIDAEGDLHLIELKRDRTPRDVVAQALDYASWVRGLTYDDITEIFEDFDDEREFEKAFSEKFSSTRPEGESGVPEDINQTHSLTIVASELDAATERIVEYLAEEYSVPVNAVRFNYYEDDGREYIGRTWLIDPQETPEPPSKREAWNGRDYYVSFGQGKNRSWKDARKYGFVSGGQGEWYSRTLGQLSLGDRVFVHIPTEGYVGVGTVTQEKTPVAKFEVETEEGTKSILNAELDAPAMDENAEDEALREYLVGVEWMDTRPIHEAYWETGMYANQNTVTKLRNQFTLERLNQHFDVEE, encoded by the coding sequence ATGCCAATTGAGTTCGGTCTTTGGCGGATGGACGAAGGTGACTTCCAACGTCTATCTGCAGGCAAATTGGACGACGAATCCCGCCTCGAAGAACTCCTCACAGAAGATCCGAACATGCTGGGACGCGATATCCTTATCATTGGCCAGCAGGTCCGGACAGCCAGCGGAAATCGACTTGACTTGCTCGGGATAGACGCTGAGGGTGACCTCCATCTCATTGAGCTCAAGCGAGATCGGACTCCCAGAGACGTCGTCGCTCAGGCCCTCGACTATGCGTCGTGGGTCCGGGGACTAACATACGACGACATCACCGAGATTTTTGAGGACTTCGACGATGAGCGTGAATTCGAAAAGGCGTTCAGCGAGAAGTTCAGCTCTACACGACCAGAGGGTGAATCCGGTGTTCCGGAGGACATCAACCAGACTCACAGCCTCACGATTGTTGCTTCAGAGCTTGATGCCGCGACAGAGCGAATTGTGGAATATCTCGCAGAGGAGTACAGCGTCCCAGTCAACGCTGTTCGCTTCAATTACTATGAAGACGATGGACGAGAGTATATCGGACGAACGTGGCTCATTGATCCACAGGAGACGCCAGAACCACCGAGTAAGCGTGAAGCATGGAACGGTCGCGACTATTACGTCTCCTTCGGGCAAGGGAAAAACCGTTCGTGGAAAGATGCACGAAAATACGGATTTGTTTCTGGAGGCCAAGGAGAGTGGTATAGTCGAACTCTAGGTCAACTCTCACTAGGAGACCGAGTTTTCGTCCATATCCCTACAGAAGGATACGTTGGTGTTGGGACGGTAACGCAAGAAAAGACGCCTGTTGCCAAGTTTGAGGTCGAAACTGAGGAAGGGACAAAGAGTATCCTTAATGCCGAGTTAGATGCGCCTGCGATGGACGAGAACGCGGAGGATGAAGCTCTCCGCGAGTATCTGGTCGGCGTTGAGTGGATGGATACCCGACCAATTCACGAAGCGTACTGGGAGACGGGGATGTACGCAAACCAGAACACCGTGACGAAGCTAAGAAATCAATTCACCCTCGAACGACTCAATCAGCACTTCGATGTCGAAGAGTAG
- a CDS encoding type I restriction endonuclease subunit R — translation MPNEYVESERPALNALQQLGWEIIDQQQSTWSDPRQTESSAVLEPRLRDAIKRLNPWLNENNLNKAVREITQVAGTSTMDENEQIHEKLVRHISVEQDRGHGKQHQTVQYVDYENPENNDFFALNQFRVEGPVEVVKPDIVLFVNGIPLGVVECKSPQIPEPRSEALDQLTRYQNERDGEAEGAEELFRYNQFSVAIWMEGAVMGTYGTPKDQYKPWRDAYPLEDDELIELFDLDGYLPDQYRMLYALFEPSRLLDQLRHFTVFENRQSGAIKMVARYQQYRAVRKALERIDKRGRREAQGGVVWHTQGSGKSLTMLFLALKLRRNEDDPTLLLVTDRRALNDQIHATFERCGFPNPKKAESIEDLRDRLSYDAGETITTLIHKFQTTDDEEDFPVLSHNENIYVMADEAHRTQDKELANNMRTALPNAFYVGFTGTPIEKDERNTRRTFGNYIDTYTIDQSLEDGATVEILYQGRLADIHLEGETLDRLFDRIFSDKTDEEKAEIQKRYARTQDLAEAQPRIDRVALDIIEHFENEVPPPFKGMVVTTSKEAAIRYKETLDSLNGPESRVIVSEGHNDPEHIKKWTPSDSEKSQYKESFVDPNGEVDLLIVCDMLLTGFDAPVAQVMYLDKPLREHSLLQAIARVNRPFEEKTHGLIIDYYGVSDELKEALAMFSSKDVERAMVPVEDKQPDLEAAHSKAVSFFDDLDDVEQCVQSLEPDDRRIEFKNAFKRFSQLMDVVLPDPMANPYREDLERLSTIYGKAKERYRDETMNLEGAGAKVRELIQDHITSRGIEVLNDEPVSIMEEVEFDAKLEALESDEARASEMQNAIKHEINVRFDEDPVQYGSLRDRLEELIEKYREGRYNERETIEELRALMDEIRSRDKQARNKGLRDETDLSFYHAIEDVLDEHDAGEEDLISLTADLVGTVEGFVTKVEWKERTHLQNQMRKEVTGELYRSEIDISGDERRELTNRVIELARNHYQ, via the coding sequence ATGCCTAATGAGTACGTCGAGTCTGAACGGCCAGCTCTCAACGCGCTCCAGCAACTCGGCTGGGAGATCATCGACCAGCAGCAGTCCACTTGGAGCGATCCCCGCCAGACGGAGTCCTCGGCTGTACTCGAACCGCGCCTTCGAGATGCGATCAAGCGCCTGAACCCCTGGCTCAACGAGAACAATCTGAACAAGGCTGTCCGCGAGATCACGCAGGTCGCCGGGACGAGCACGATGGACGAGAACGAGCAGATCCACGAGAAGCTCGTCCGCCACATCTCCGTCGAACAGGACCGCGGCCACGGCAAGCAGCACCAGACGGTCCAGTACGTCGACTATGAGAACCCCGAGAACAACGACTTCTTCGCGCTCAACCAGTTCCGTGTTGAGGGGCCGGTGGAGGTCGTCAAGCCCGACATCGTGCTGTTCGTCAACGGCATCCCACTCGGCGTCGTCGAGTGTAAGAGCCCACAGATCCCGGAGCCACGCTCGGAGGCACTCGACCAGCTCACCCGCTACCAGAACGAACGCGACGGTGAGGCGGAGGGTGCCGAAGAGCTATTCCGGTACAATCAGTTCTCAGTCGCTATCTGGATGGAGGGCGCGGTTATGGGCACGTACGGAACCCCGAAGGACCAGTACAAGCCTTGGCGGGACGCCTACCCGCTGGAAGACGACGAACTGATCGAGCTGTTCGACCTCGACGGCTACCTCCCGGACCAGTACCGGATGTTGTACGCGCTGTTCGAGCCCTCGCGCTTGCTCGACCAGTTACGTCACTTCACGGTGTTCGAGAACCGACAGAGCGGCGCAATCAAGATGGTCGCCCGCTACCAGCAGTATCGGGCGGTCCGAAAGGCGCTTGAACGGATCGACAAGCGCGGACGGCGCGAGGCACAGGGCGGTGTTGTCTGGCACACCCAGGGCTCTGGTAAGTCACTCACGATGCTCTTTCTCGCGCTGAAGCTGCGCCGGAACGAAGATGATCCGACACTTCTGCTGGTTACGGATCGCCGGGCGCTCAACGACCAGATTCACGCGACGTTCGAACGCTGTGGCTTCCCGAATCCGAAGAAAGCTGAGAGCATCGAAGACCTCCGTGACCGACTCTCGTACGATGCCGGCGAGACGATCACGACGCTGATCCACAAGTTCCAGACCACTGACGACGAGGAGGACTTTCCGGTGCTCTCTCACAACGAGAATATCTACGTGATGGCCGACGAGGCTCACCGGACGCAGGACAAGGAGCTCGCGAACAATATGCGGACCGCGCTTCCGAACGCGTTCTACGTTGGGTTCACCGGTACCCCCATAGAGAAGGACGAGCGCAACACGCGCCGGACGTTCGGAAACTACATCGACACGTACACGATCGATCAATCACTGGAGGACGGCGCGACGGTCGAGATCCTGTATCAGGGTCGTCTTGCAGATATCCATCTCGAAGGTGAGACGCTCGATCGCCTGTTCGATCGCATCTTCTCGGACAAGACGGACGAAGAAAAGGCGGAGATCCAGAAGCGATACGCTCGCACGCAGGACCTCGCCGAGGCCCAGCCTCGCATAGACCGAGTCGCATTGGATATCATCGAACACTTCGAGAACGAGGTGCCGCCGCCGTTCAAGGGGATGGTCGTCACCACAAGCAAGGAGGCCGCAATCCGGTACAAAGAGACCCTCGACAGCTTGAACGGCCCAGAGTCGCGGGTCATCGTCTCCGAGGGACACAACGACCCTGAGCACATCAAGAAGTGGACGCCAAGCGATTCCGAAAAAAGCCAGTACAAGGAGTCATTCGTCGACCCGAACGGCGAGGTCGACCTGCTCATCGTCTGCGACATGCTCCTGACCGGGTTCGACGCACCGGTGGCCCAAGTGATGTACCTCGACAAGCCGCTGCGAGAGCACAGCCTACTGCAGGCAATCGCTCGAGTGAACCGACCGTTCGAGGAGAAGACCCATGGTCTCATCATCGACTACTACGGCGTCTCGGACGAGTTGAAAGAGGCGCTCGCGATGTTCAGCTCCAAAGACGTTGAGCGAGCGATGGTGCCGGTCGAGGACAAACAGCCCGATCTTGAGGCGGCCCACAGTAAGGCGGTCTCGTTCTTCGACGATCTCGACGACGTCGAGCAGTGCGTGCAGTCGCTCGAGCCAGACGACCGCCGGATTGAGTTCAAGAACGCGTTCAAGCGGTTCTCCCAACTGATGGACGTCGTTCTTCCGGATCCCATGGCGAACCCCTACCGGGAGGACCTTGAGCGGCTCAGCACGATCTACGGGAAAGCGAAGGAACGCTACCGCGATGAGACAATGAACCTCGAAGGGGCGGGAGCAAAGGTCCGCGAGTTGATTCAGGACCACATTACGTCACGAGGTATCGAGGTTCTGAACGACGAACCCGTCTCGATTATGGAGGAGGTCGAGTTTGACGCGAAACTTGAAGCCTTAGAAAGCGACGAAGCTCGTGCGAGTGAGATGCAGAATGCGATCAAACACGAGATTAACGTCCGGTTCGACGAAGACCCGGTGCAGTACGGCTCTCTCAGGGACCGACTCGAAGAGCTCATCGAGAAGTACCGAGAAGGGCGATACAACGAGCGCGAGACTATCGAGGAGCTTCGGGCACTGATGGACGAGATCCGTTCCCGCGACAAGCAGGCGCGGAACAAAGGGCTCCGTGACGAAACCGATCTCTCGTTCTATCATGCCATTGAAGACGTACTGGATGAGCACGATGCTGGCGAGGAAGATCTCATTTCGCTCACCGCTGATTTGGTTGGAACCGTTGAGGGGTTTGTGACGAAGGTTGAATGGAAGGAGCGGACGCACCTGCAGAATCAGATGCGGAAGGAAGTGACAGGGGAATTGTATCGGTCTGAGATCGACATCTCGGGTGATGAGCGCCGGGAGCTAACCAACCGCGTCATCGAACTTGCGCGAAATCATTACCAATGA